One Gemmatimonas sp. DNA window includes the following coding sequences:
- a CDS encoding SPFH domain-containing protein — MSLGDFLRKQFVDVIQWTESGPGVLMYRFPMQDMEIQSGGKLTVRESQLALFVNEGRAADLFAPGLHTLVTANLPLLTNLQNWDKAFQSPFKSDVYFFSTRVQTGQRWGTQQPITIRDKEFGAVRLRAFGMYAFRVSDAAVFQAKVGATDAEYTVAQIDPALRNAIMSGFTSAFANAQVPFLDMAANQAELAKQIAVAVQPAFAELGLALESFTVENLSLPDELQKRLDERISMNMIGDLRQYTQFQAAQSIPIAAANQGGMAGLAAGIGAGVGLGGIVSDAMRGTTGNPAPAAPTNASIAAGAAAGAAAGAGAGAAAGDAPTGETKFCLNCGAKLPAAAKFCSSCGAPQG; from the coding sequence ATGTCCTTGGGCGATTTTCTCCGCAAGCAGTTCGTCGACGTCATCCAGTGGACCGAATCCGGTCCCGGCGTCCTCATGTATCGCTTCCCCATGCAGGACATGGAGATCCAGAGCGGCGGTAAGCTGACCGTTCGGGAATCACAGCTCGCGCTCTTCGTGAACGAAGGCCGTGCCGCCGACCTGTTCGCACCGGGGTTGCACACGCTCGTCACGGCCAATCTCCCGCTGCTCACGAATCTCCAGAACTGGGACAAGGCGTTTCAGTCTCCGTTCAAGAGCGACGTGTATTTCTTCTCCACCCGCGTGCAAACGGGACAGCGGTGGGGCACGCAGCAGCCGATCACGATCCGCGACAAGGAGTTTGGCGCGGTGCGCCTGCGCGCGTTCGGCATGTACGCCTTCCGCGTGTCCGATGCGGCGGTGTTCCAGGCCAAGGTCGGTGCGACGGATGCCGAGTACACCGTCGCGCAGATCGATCCCGCGTTGCGCAACGCGATCATGAGCGGCTTCACGTCGGCATTCGCCAACGCGCAGGTGCCGTTTCTCGACATGGCGGCCAATCAGGCGGAGCTGGCCAAGCAGATCGCCGTGGCGGTGCAGCCGGCGTTTGCCGAGCTCGGACTCGCGCTCGAGTCGTTCACGGTCGAGAACCTGTCGCTCCCCGACGAGTTGCAAAAGCGTCTCGACGAGCGCATCTCGATGAACATGATCGGCGATCTTCGCCAATACACGCAGTTCCAGGCGGCGCAGTCCATTCCGATCGCCGCGGCGAATCAGGGTGGCATGGCGGGCTTGGCGGCGGGCATCGGGGCCGGTGTCGGACTCGGTGGTATCGTCAGTGATGCCATGCGTGGTACGACCGGCAATCCAGCGCCGGCGGCGCCCACTAACGCCTCGATTGCCGCGGGCGCCGCTGCTGGCGCTGCCGCTGGTGCCGGTGCTGGTGCTGCTGCTGGAGACGCCCCCACCGGCGAGACCAAGTTCTGCCTGAATTGCGGCGCCAAGCTCCCCGCAGCGGCCAAGTTCTGTTCGTCCTGCGGCGCTCCGCAGGGCTGA
- a CDS encoding S-adenosylmethionine decarboxylase: protein MSPSVHHTGSEWVVEAYGCDPVRLAAPSSLRALFDAIVNELSLHPVGDALWHQFPSPGGITGLLMLAESHLTVHTFPEHASVCVNLFCCTPRAAWDWEARLATLLGAQTVRVRELAREYAHVPAAVEAYR from the coding sequence GTGAGTCCGTCGGTGCACCACACCGGCAGCGAATGGGTCGTCGAGGCGTACGGGTGCGATCCCGTGCGCCTCGCCGCTCCATCCTCACTGCGCGCGCTCTTCGATGCCATCGTGAACGAGCTATCGTTGCATCCGGTCGGCGACGCCCTTTGGCATCAGTTTCCCTCGCCCGGCGGTATCACGGGCTTGCTCATGCTGGCCGAGTCGCATCTCACGGTGCACACGTTCCCCGAGCACGCGTCGGTGTGCGTCAATCTGTTCTGCTGCACGCCGCGCGCCGCCTGGGACTGGGAGGCACGGCTCGCCACGCTGCTGGGCGCGCAGACCGTGCGTGTACGCGAACTCGCACGCGAATACGCCCACGTGCCCGCCGCCGTCGAGGCATACCGGTGA
- a CDS encoding DUF4178 domain-containing protein yields MTVPQAHGVSCPNCGAPVRFLWAQAVQTTCTYCRSVLVRRDLDLAKLGQQADFPATGSPIQIGTEGMWLDQRFVVVGRIAYGWARGKWNEWHCVLADGTSAWLSDAQLEYAMTIAAPSDFEVPAVMQVRVGETYFWNDTPYEVASITEARYLGTEGELPFTTWEKSACLFIDLLNAQHGLATIDGSEAPPMLFLGEFVNFDDLRFTNLREFEGW; encoded by the coding sequence GTGACCGTGCCCCAGGCACATGGGGTGTCCTGCCCGAACTGCGGTGCACCGGTGCGCTTCCTCTGGGCGCAGGCGGTGCAGACGACCTGCACCTACTGTCGGTCGGTGCTCGTGCGCCGTGATCTCGACCTCGCCAAGCTCGGACAGCAGGCCGATTTCCCCGCCACCGGCTCACCGATCCAGATCGGCACCGAAGGTATGTGGCTCGATCAGCGATTCGTCGTGGTTGGCCGCATCGCCTATGGCTGGGCGCGTGGCAAGTGGAACGAGTGGCACTGCGTGCTCGCCGACGGAACCAGTGCCTGGCTGTCGGATGCCCAGCTCGAGTACGCCATGACGATCGCCGCGCCCTCCGACTTCGAGGTGCCCGCCGTGATGCAGGTGCGCGTAGGGGAGACGTATTTCTGGAATGACACGCCGTACGAGGTGGCCAGCATCACCGAGGCCCGCTATCTCGGCACTGAGGGCGAGCTCCCGTTCACGACGTGGGAGAAGTCGGCGTGTCTGTTCATCGATCTGCTCAACGCGCAGCATGGACTGGCCACGATTGACGGCTCGGAAGCACCGCCGATGCTGTTCCTTGGTGAGTTTGTGAACTTCGACGACCTCCGATTCACGAATCTGCGGGAGTTCGAGGGATGGTAG
- a CDS encoding DUF4178 domain-containing protein, with protein MVAPFETPTTRVPKAVGFNCPSCGASIELHAQGWAVSVVCGACGAQLDATDENLKVLQYGERVTAKPHIPLGTRGTWKGAPWDVIGFQVVTISVEGTDYSWTEYVCFNPYRGFLYLSDYHGHWNVIEKLRRRPEREAGGDRPTVALNGTTYKHFQTATAYTTAALGEFPWELRMGDHVVSRDFVAPPYILSAEASGNEVTWSLGTYTPPEVIQKAFGLAKPLMQPIGVFANQPNPFADLPKRMLERFALALIALVLLLILNVTMASNRTVLEQAFTYSRSQESQAAVTEVFDLEGRTSNVALELESDLDNDWLFLVLSLINETTGETREVTRQLSYYRGSDSDGSWTEGDKRERVSIASIPAGRYFLRVQAEGGEPAKPSASYTVRVLRDVPHYGFYGLGLLALLVPVVLSLFPSASFEGRRWAESDHAPTSSGDSDDDE; from the coding sequence ATGGTAGCGCCGTTCGAGACGCCGACCACGCGCGTGCCCAAGGCTGTCGGATTCAACTGTCCCTCGTGCGGCGCGTCCATCGAGTTGCATGCGCAAGGCTGGGCGGTGTCGGTCGTGTGCGGCGCCTGCGGGGCACAGCTCGATGCCACCGACGAAAATCTCAAGGTCCTGCAGTACGGCGAGCGCGTGACCGCCAAGCCGCACATCCCGCTTGGTACGCGTGGCACCTGGAAGGGCGCGCCATGGGACGTGATCGGCTTTCAGGTCGTCACGATCAGCGTCGAGGGCACCGACTACTCGTGGACCGAGTACGTCTGCTTCAATCCGTATCGCGGCTTCCTGTATCTCTCGGACTACCACGGGCACTGGAACGTGATCGAGAAGCTGCGGCGGCGTCCCGAGCGCGAAGCGGGCGGCGACCGCCCGACGGTTGCACTGAACGGCACCACATACAAGCACTTTCAGACCGCCACCGCGTACACCACGGCCGCCCTCGGCGAGTTTCCGTGGGAGCTGCGCATGGGCGACCACGTGGTGAGCCGCGACTTCGTGGCGCCGCCGTACATCCTGAGCGCGGAAGCGTCGGGGAACGAGGTCACGTGGTCGTTGGGCACGTACACGCCGCCCGAGGTCATTCAGAAGGCGTTCGGGTTGGCCAAGCCGCTCATGCAGCCGATCGGCGTGTTCGCGAATCAGCCGAACCCGTTCGCCGACCTGCCGAAGCGCATGCTGGAGCGGTTCGCGCTGGCCTTGATCGCGCTCGTGCTGCTGCTGATTCTGAATGTCACGATGGCCAGCAACCGCACGGTGCTCGAGCAGGCGTTCACCTACTCGCGCTCGCAGGAGTCGCAGGCCGCTGTCACCGAGGTATTCGACCTCGAGGGTCGCACCTCCAATGTGGCGCTCGAGCTCGAGTCCGACCTCGACAACGACTGGCTGTTTCTCGTGCTGTCGCTGATCAACGAAACCACGGGCGAAACGCGCGAAGTCACACGGCAACTCAGCTACTATCGTGGTTCCGACAGCGATGGTTCATGGACGGAGGGCGACAAGCGCGAGCGCGTGAGCATCGCATCGATTCCCGCCGGTCGATACTTCCTGCGCGTGCAGGCCGAAGGTGGTGAACCGGCCAAGCCGTCGGCGTCGTACACCGTCCGCGTTCTGCGCGATGTACCACACTACGGATTCTACGGACTCGGCCTGCTGGCGCTCTTGGTGCCGGTGGTGCTCTCGCTCTTCCCCTCGGCCAGTTTCGAAGGCAGACGGTGGGCGGAGAGTGATCATGCTCCAACCTCCAGCGGTGACAGCGATGACGACGAGTAG
- a CDS encoding DUF350 domain-containing protein: MDQFLQNVLNSAAYALIGVVMFGLAFVVMDVLTPGKLWDEISEKRNTAAAILIGSVAIAIGIIVAAAIH, encoded by the coding sequence ATGGACCAGTTCCTACAGAACGTGCTCAACTCCGCCGCCTACGCGCTCATCGGTGTCGTGATGTTCGGCCTCGCGTTCGTCGTCATGGACGTGCTCACCCCCGGCAAGCTCTGGGATGAGATCAGCGAAAAGCGAAACACGGCTGCCGCGATTCTCATCGGCTCGGTGGCGATTGCGATTGGCATCATCGTCGCCGCTGCCATTCACTAG
- a CDS encoding polyamine aminopropyltransferase, with the protein MQLALFISVCLIAACGLIYELVAGALASYLLGDSVTQFSTIIGTYLFAMGIGSWLSRYVVRGVVARFVLIEMIVGVVGGLSSLILFLAFAYTEAFRPTLYGIVLLIGILVGLEIPLLMRILQDRFSFKDVVANVLTFDYIGALFASLLFPLLLVPRLGLVRSALLFGVINVLVGLWSTWLFRDVLPRKNWLRAGGVLALLVLSAGLWKGQQITTLAEEGMYADPIILARDTRYQRIVLTSWKDDLRLYLNGHLQFASRDEYRYHEALVHPGLSAATARGRVLVLGGGDGLAVREILKYPDVQQITLVDLDEGMTALFQQHPRLTGLNQKSLNDARVKVVNADAFTWLDSSAVQFDFVVIDFPDPSNYHVGKLYTSAFYRLVKQHIAPGGFLVVQSTSPMFARQSFWSIVTTLEGAGLRTWPYHVYVPSFGEWGFVIAGLSSYAPPATLPEGLRYLTASSVPALFDFPADMQRVPALANRLNDQVLVRYYEHEFDAINR; encoded by the coding sequence GTGCAGCTCGCGCTGTTCATCTCTGTTTGTCTCATCGCCGCCTGTGGGCTCATCTACGAGCTCGTGGCCGGCGCGCTCGCGTCGTACCTGCTCGGCGATAGCGTCACGCAATTCTCGACGATCATTGGGACGTATCTGTTCGCGATGGGTATTGGCAGCTGGCTGTCGCGCTACGTAGTGCGCGGCGTGGTCGCTCGCTTCGTGCTCATCGAAATGATCGTCGGTGTGGTCGGCGGGCTGTCGTCGCTGATTCTGTTTCTCGCCTTTGCCTATACGGAGGCGTTCCGCCCCACGCTGTACGGTATCGTGCTGCTGATCGGCATTCTGGTGGGGCTCGAGATCCCGTTGCTGATGCGCATTCTGCAGGACCGCTTCAGCTTCAAAGACGTGGTCGCCAACGTGCTCACGTTCGACTACATCGGCGCCCTGTTCGCGTCGTTGCTCTTCCCGCTGCTGTTGGTGCCACGCCTCGGTCTGGTGCGTTCGGCGCTGTTGTTCGGTGTCATCAACGTGTTGGTCGGACTCTGGAGCACCTGGCTGTTTCGCGACGTCTTGCCGCGCAAGAACTGGCTCCGCGCCGGCGGCGTGCTGGCGCTATTGGTGCTCAGTGCCGGTCTCTGGAAGGGGCAGCAGATTACCACGCTAGCCGAAGAAGGCATGTACGCCGACCCGATCATTCTGGCCAGGGACACGCGCTACCAGCGCATCGTGCTCACCAGCTGGAAGGATGATCTGCGGCTCTATCTGAACGGGCACCTGCAGTTCGCCTCCCGAGACGAATACCGCTACCACGAGGCCCTCGTGCATCCCGGACTGTCGGCCGCGACGGCGCGCGGTCGCGTGTTGGTGCTGGGCGGCGGCGACGGACTCGCCGTGCGCGAGATCCTCAAGTATCCCGACGTGCAGCAGATCACGCTGGTCGATCTCGACGAAGGCATGACGGCGCTCTTTCAGCAGCATCCGCGGCTTACCGGCTTGAACCAAAAGTCACTGAACGATGCCCGAGTGAAAGTCGTGAACGCCGATGCCTTCACCTGGCTCGACAGCTCGGCCGTGCAGTTCGACTTCGTCGTCATCGACTTTCCCGATCCGTCCAACTATCACGTGGGCAAGCTGTACACGAGCGCGTTCTATCGCCTTGTGAAACAGCACATCGCGCCCGGTGGCTTCCTGGTGGTGCAGAGCACGTCGCCCATGTTTGCGCGTCAGTCGTTCTGGAGCATCGTGACCACGCTCGAGGGGGCCGGACTCCGCACGTGGCCGTATCACGTGTACGTGCCGAGCTTCGGCGAGTGGGGCTTCGTGATTGCGGGACTCAGCAGCTACGCGCCGCCGGCCACGCTCCCCGAAGGTCTTCGCTATCTCACGGCCTCCAGCGTACCGGCCTTGTTCGACTTTCCGGCCGATATGCAGCGTGTGCCGGCGCTGGCCAACCGGCTGAACGATCAAGTCCTCGTGCGTTACTACGAGCACGAGTTCGACGCGATCAACCGGTGA
- a CDS encoding NAD(P)-binding protein encodes MSTSRREFVRALGVIAVAPALIGLTGKGRVIGGGFVPDGSAEGHLMRDSAARARLRTSAARRAERRVKVAIVGGGMGGLSAAWRLDALGMHDWTLLEMDARTGGNARSADYRGQRAPWGAHYVPVPSHDAVHVRQLFRELGVLSADGVWDERVLCHTPQERIWQHGRWHEGLEPTDAMSRAHREQFRRFEERIGEWRATGMFSVPSAEGHARRLAAHRAGGVAAKQAAAVGALDAQTALEWMTREGFDAPALRWWVEYGTRDDYGASLSQASAWAAVHYFAGRDKEEQGPLTWPEGNDYIAQRLTQRLSARRHADGRARIMTGAPAWNVARRGTKWIVDTPTERITADVVIWCAPLFVLPRVCDVVTLPVTQEYAPWVVANIVVERPPASVGAELAWDNVIYGSRSLGYVNAAHQSLGTSPDRTVWTWYHAVVDRPAREARQYLQQRPWTAWRDEILADLSRAHGDIADCVARIDIMRWGHAMARPTPGVLGQIAALQSWQPAPHMYVAHADLSGLSLFEESQWHGVHAADSAFAAIG; translated from the coding sequence ATGAGCACGTCGCGTCGCGAATTTGTGCGCGCCCTCGGGGTCATCGCGGTAGCGCCGGCGTTGATCGGGCTCACCGGAAAGGGTCGCGTGATCGGCGGCGGCTTCGTGCCCGACGGCAGCGCGGAGGGCCACCTGATGCGCGACAGCGCCGCGCGCGCTCGGCTTCGCACGAGTGCGGCCAGGCGGGCCGAGCGCCGCGTGAAGGTCGCCATAGTCGGTGGAGGCATGGGTGGCCTCTCGGCCGCGTGGAGACTCGATGCCCTGGGCATGCACGACTGGACGCTGCTCGAAATGGATGCGCGTACCGGCGGCAACGCACGCTCGGCTGACTATCGCGGGCAGCGCGCGCCATGGGGAGCGCACTACGTGCCGGTGCCGTCGCACGACGCCGTGCACGTGCGACAGCTGTTTCGCGAGCTCGGCGTGCTCAGTGCCGACGGCGTATGGGACGAGCGCGTGCTCTGTCACACACCGCAAGAGCGCATCTGGCAGCACGGCCGCTGGCACGAAGGACTCGAACCCACCGACGCCATGTCGCGGGCGCACCGCGAACAGTTCCGCCGCTTCGAGGAGCGCATCGGCGAGTGGCGCGCGACGGGCATGTTCAGCGTGCCCAGCGCCGAGGGACATGCCCGCCGACTCGCCGCGCATCGCGCCGGCGGCGTGGCCGCCAAGCAGGCGGCGGCGGTTGGCGCGCTCGATGCACAGACGGCGCTGGAGTGGATGACCCGTGAGGGCTTCGACGCCCCAGCGCTGCGCTGGTGGGTGGAATACGGCACACGCGACGACTACGGTGCGTCGCTGAGTCAGGCCAGTGCGTGGGCTGCGGTGCATTACTTCGCCGGACGCGACAAGGAAGAGCAGGGGCCGCTCACGTGGCCGGAAGGCAATGACTACATCGCCCAACGACTCACGCAGCGATTGTCGGCGCGGCGGCATGCCGACGGGCGCGCACGCATCATGACCGGCGCCCCGGCTTGGAACGTGGCGCGACGCGGCACGAAGTGGATCGTCGATACGCCCACAGAACGCATCACGGCCGACGTCGTGATCTGGTGCGCGCCGCTCTTCGTGCTGCCACGGGTATGCGACGTAGTCACGCTCCCCGTGACGCAGGAGTATGCGCCGTGGGTCGTGGCCAACATCGTGGTCGAACGGCCGCCGGCATCGGTAGGCGCGGAGCTCGCCTGGGACAACGTGATCTACGGCAGCCGCTCACTCGGATACGTGAATGCCGCCCATCAGAGCTTGGGAACGTCCCCCGATCGCACCGTATGGACATGGTATCACGCCGTAGTCGATCGCCCCGCGCGTGAGGCGCGGCAGTACCTGCAGCAGCGCCCGTGGACGGCGTGGCGCGACGAGATCCTGGCCGACCTGTCGCGCGCCCACGGCGACATCGCCGACTGCGTGGCGCGCATCGACATCATGCGCTGGGGGCACGCCATGGCGCGCCCCACGCCCGGTGTGCTGGGTCAAATCGCCGCGCTGCAATCGTGGCAACCCGCTCCACACATGTACGTGGCGCACGCCGATCTGAGCGGGCTGAGCCTGTTCGAGGAGTCACAATGGCATGGCGTACACGCGGCTGACTCAGCGTTCGCTGCCATAGGCTAA
- a CDS encoding co-chaperone GroES family protein: MNRKHKRLLVVGDRVLVKTEEGDQRSKVGLYLPPTAIDNQAVQGGEIVSTGPGLALPELTDQGEEPWRISGGSGREARFVPMQAQVGDYALFFRKAAVEITFENEQYLVVPQAAILALVREPREDIPEY; this comes from the coding sequence ATGAATCGCAAGCACAAACGTCTGCTCGTCGTCGGTGACCGCGTCCTCGTGAAAACCGAAGAAGGCGACCAGCGCTCGAAAGTCGGGCTCTATCTGCCCCCCACGGCCATCGATAATCAGGCAGTGCAAGGTGGCGAGATCGTCTCCACCGGCCCTGGCCTCGCGCTCCCGGAACTCACCGATCAGGGCGAAGAGCCTTGGCGGATCTCCGGTGGCTCCGGCCGTGAGGCGCGCTTCGTGCCCATGCAGGCGCAGGTCGGCGACTACGCGCTCTTCTTCAGAAAAGCCGCCGTCGAAATCACGTTCGAGAACGAGCAATATCTCGTGGTGCCGCAGGCGGCGATTCTCGCCCTCGTGCGTGAGCCGCGCGAAGACATTCCGGAATACTAG
- a CDS encoding BrxA/BrxB family bacilliredoxin — MYPEYMLQPMREELTRLGVQELRTADAVDALLQEHKGTALVVVNSVCGCAARNARPAIAMALANAAKPEVSTTVFAGQDREATDRARSYFTGYAPSSPSIALFKDGDVVFMLERYQIEGRSAQEIAQDLAGAFDQYCAA; from the coding sequence ATGTATCCCGAGTACATGCTCCAGCCCATGCGCGAAGAACTCACGCGCCTTGGCGTGCAGGAACTGCGCACCGCCGACGCCGTCGATGCCTTGCTGCAGGAACACAAGGGGACCGCGCTCGTCGTCGTGAACTCCGTGTGCGGCTGCGCCGCGCGCAACGCGCGTCCGGCGATCGCCATGGCGCTGGCCAATGCCGCCAAGCCGGAAGTGTCCACCACGGTGTTTGCCGGCCAGGATCGTGAAGCCACCGACCGGGCGCGCTCCTACTTCACCGGCTACGCGCCAAGTTCCCCGTCGATTGCGCTGTTCAAGGACGGCGACGTCGTGTTCATGCTGGAGCGCTATCAGATCGAAGGCCGCAGCGCGCAGGAAATCGCGCAGGATCTCGCCGGCGCGTTTGACCAGTACTGCGCCGCGTAA
- a CDS encoding serine/threonine-protein kinase — MNNPNDGTADALARAVAGQFSIEREIGRGGMGVVYLARDEQLHRAVAIKTLPPHLSYDPQVRARFLREARTAAALSHPNIVPVYTAAERDAVVYFAMGYVDGESLAERLTRDGPMTVAGIVPIIRQLASALGYAHEHGVVHRDVKAENILLDAHGRVMVTDFGIARVTESQPLTATGTVLGTVQYMSPEQVSGEPLDGRSDLYAIGVLMFFAVSGRFPFERPSASAVLVAHVNAPAPRLRDFVPDVPSPLDDLVATLLAKSPDRRLSSARDLLTALAFMSSAALEGAVPNRTLARAPVVPLAFPSPLSSADAQQVWARAAELQAHTGAVVPPPHFEPTAESETRGYTPAIVKEAAVDAGIDARYVERALLERSNASRAPVSVPHGETMVRKPNVLLGAGTKIEVSAAFDGELQTDDFEEVADEIRLALGEMVTVSAVGRTLTVTTGMPSNRQGGMPRFIQVHLASRNGRTTVRAFEDLTQLAGGLFGGLGGGLGLGGGAMVAGLISGVAGGGAALVLAALASTVVGALATARFFFMRSARSRQDELERLVQRVIARARGS; from the coding sequence GTGAACAACCCGAACGACGGCACCGCCGACGCCTTGGCGCGTGCCGTCGCCGGACAGTTCTCCATTGAGCGCGAGATCGGACGTGGCGGCATGGGCGTCGTGTATCTCGCCCGTGACGAGCAGTTGCATCGGGCCGTGGCGATCAAGACGCTGCCGCCGCATCTGTCGTACGATCCGCAAGTGCGCGCGCGCTTCCTGCGCGAGGCGCGCACCGCGGCCGCGCTGTCGCACCCCAACATCGTGCCGGTCTACACGGCCGCCGAGCGCGATGCCGTCGTGTACTTCGCGATGGGCTATGTCGACGGCGAGTCGCTCGCGGAGCGGCTCACGCGGGACGGTCCGATGACCGTTGCCGGCATCGTGCCGATTATCCGGCAGCTCGCCTCCGCCCTGGGCTATGCGCACGAACACGGCGTCGTGCATCGTGATGTGAAGGCGGAGAACATCCTGCTCGATGCGCATGGACGGGTCATGGTCACCGACTTCGGCATCGCGCGCGTCACCGAATCGCAGCCTCTCACGGCCACCGGCACCGTGCTCGGCACCGTGCAGTACATGAGTCCGGAGCAGGTGTCGGGTGAGCCGCTCGATGGGCGCAGCGATCTCTATGCGATCGGTGTACTCATGTTCTTCGCGGTCAGTGGCCGGTTTCCGTTTGAGCGGCCGTCCGCGTCGGCGGTGCTGGTGGCGCACGTGAATGCACCGGCGCCGCGCCTGCGCGATTTCGTCCCGGACGTGCCGTCGCCCTTGGACGATCTGGTGGCCACGTTGCTGGCCAAGTCGCCCGATCGGCGGTTGTCGTCGGCGCGTGATCTGCTCACGGCGCTGGCGTTCATGTCGAGCGCGGCACTGGAGGGCGCGGTGCCCAATCGGACGCTCGCCCGGGCGCCGGTGGTGCCGCTCGCGTTCCCGTCGCCGCTTTCGAGCGCCGATGCACAGCAGGTGTGGGCGCGCGCGGCCGAGCTGCAGGCGCATACTGGTGCGGTGGTGCCGCCGCCGCACTTTGAACCGACTGCGGAGAGCGAGACCCGCGGCTACACGCCAGCAATCGTGAAAGAGGCCGCGGTGGATGCGGGGATCGACGCCCGGTATGTGGAGCGGGCGCTCCTGGAGCGGTCAAACGCGTCGCGGGCGCCGGTGAGTGTACCGCATGGCGAAACCATGGTCCGCAAACCGAACGTCTTGCTGGGAGCGGGCACGAAGATCGAGGTGTCGGCGGCGTTCGACGGCGAATTACAGACTGACGACTTCGAAGAAGTGGCCGACGAAATCCGTCTGGCCTTGGGTGAGATGGTCACGGTCAGCGCCGTCGGACGTACGCTCACTGTGACCACCGGCATGCCGTCCAACCGGCAAGGTGGGATGCCACGCTTCATCCAAGTACATCTCGCCTCACGCAACGGACGGACCACGGTACGAGCGTTCGAAGACCTGACGCAGCTCGCCGGGGGATTGTTTGGCGGCCTCGGGGGAGGGCTTGGTCTGGGCGGCGGCGCCATGGTCGCCGGCTTGATTTCGGGGGTGGCCGGGGGTGGAGCGGCGCTCGTGCTGGCGGCGCTGGCGTCGACGGTGGTCGGGGCGCTGGCCACGGCGCGTTTCTTCTTCATGCGCAGCGCGAGGAGTCGGCAAGACGAACTGGAGCGCTTGGTTCAGCGTGTGATCGCCCGCGCACGCGGAAGCTGA
- a CDS encoding Flp family type IVb pilin, which translates to MMSTVSNTLRRFVREEEGASLAEYALLLGVITVALITVITSFRNSISNIFQKTTNTLNSAGS; encoded by the coding sequence ATGATGTCGACCGTCAGCAACACCCTGCGCCGCTTTGTCCGTGAAGAAGAAGGTGCCTCGCTGGCCGAGTACGCGCTGCTGCTCGGCGTGATCACCGTGGCCTTGATCACCGTGATCACGTCGTTCCGTAACTCGATCTCGAATATCTTCCAGAAGACGACGAACACGCTGAATTCGGCCGGCTCCTGA
- a CDS encoding Flp family type IVb pilin encodes MRKLTNVARRFLREEEGASLAEYALLLGVIAVALITVVTQFKDSISNIFSKTTNTLNSAGS; translated from the coding sequence ATGCGGAAACTTACGAACGTCGCCCGCCGGTTCCTTCGCGAAGAAGAAGGCGCCTCGCTCGCCGAATACGCGCTGCTGTTGGGCGTGATTGCGGTTGCCTTGATCACCGTCGTTACGCAGTTCAAGGATTCGATCTCGAACATCTTCAGCAAGACGACGAACACGCTGAACTCCGCCGGGTCCTGA
- a CDS encoding prepilin peptidase, whose product MISSTSSVLFFAVVLGTLLAGAVISDLRERRVSNVRNLGVFVTGVLASVLMRGAADGMWQVLSGVGLALAIWFPMFALRLMGAGDVKLMAASAAWLGWQGTLVASLATGIYGGLLGAFWLLRSHGAVSALNTVATAVRAPWIMKLRPYEARDRVPYALAIAAGVATAFWISFGSALRSAHS is encoded by the coding sequence ATGATATCGTCGACATCAAGCGTCCTGTTCTTCGCCGTGGTGTTGGGGACCTTGCTGGCGGGCGCTGTCATCAGCGATCTCCGTGAGCGCCGGGTTTCCAATGTCCGCAATCTGGGCGTGTTTGTGACTGGTGTGCTTGCGTCGGTGCTGATGCGTGGTGCCGCCGACGGGATGTGGCAGGTGCTGTCGGGCGTGGGTCTGGCGCTCGCGATCTGGTTCCCGATGTTCGCCCTGCGATTGATGGGAGCTGGCGACGTAAAATTGATGGCGGCGAGTGCGGCGTGGTTGGGATGGCAGGGCACGTTGGTCGCTTCGCTCGCCACCGGCATTTACGGTGGGCTGCTTGGCGCCTTCTGGCTGCTGCGGTCGCACGGTGCCGTCAGTGCGCTCAACACGGTGGCTACGGCAGTACGCGCGCCGTGGATTATGAAGCTGCGCCCATATGAAGCGCGCGACCGTGTGCCATACGCCCTCGCCATCGCCGCCGGCGTTGCCACGGCCTTCTGGATTTCCTTTGGTTCTGCTCTCCGGAGTGCTCACTCATGA